From a region of the Macadamia integrifolia cultivar HAES 741 unplaced genomic scaffold, SCU_Mint_v3 scaffold2552, whole genome shotgun sequence genome:
- the LOC122066737 gene encoding uncharacterized protein LOC122066737, producing MCTRNKTNREELRTSHTAGKQSFAQVRENKRKEHPDGVPPTRLQLYKVTHTRKDGSPINDIVEQNMEKMDAELEKKSAEEQMDNDVHEDIFTKVMGPAGHGWVHLMGRGVSPKDWRHLSQDIAEIRRENVELRSEVKYLREHNTKHEELISTMQSQLNMLMQIVIGKQQDGAQNIE from the exons ATGTGTACCCGTAATAAGACTAATAGGGAAGAGCTCCGTACGAGCCACACAGCAGGGAAACAAAGTTTTGCACAAGTACGGGAAAATAAG CGTAAGGAGCACCCAGATGGGGTGCCTCCCACTCGATTGCAGCTTTATAAGGTGACGCATACTAGGAAGGATGGATCTCCTATAAACGACATAGTTGAGCAGAACATG GAAAAAATGGATGCAGAACTAGAAAAGAAATCAGCAGAAGAACAGATGGACAATGATGTGCATGAGGATATCTTCACTAAAGTAATGGGCCCTGCAGGTCATGGATGGGTGCATTTAATGGGAAGAGGAGTAAGCCCAAAGGATTGGCGCCATTTATCACAAGACATTGCTGAAATTCGTCGGGAGAATGTCGAGTTACGGAGTGAGGTGAAATATCTGAGAGAGCATAACACAAAGCATGAAGAGCTAATATCTACAATGCAATCTCAGCTTAATATGCTAATGCAAATTGTGATAGGGAAGCAACAAGACGGTGCTCAGAACATAGAG
- the LOC122066739 gene encoding uncharacterized protein LOC122066739, with translation MILCPCVKCINQLLKTREEVFEDLILNGFLRSYTIWSFHREASTSNTDPDVHNVVCDEGDRFDSTQNMLNELWGRDALEATENRATGEPVMGQNIEAEKFKRLMEDAKQELYPRCNKFTKLSFLIQLYHIKCLCNLSDKAFSMLLDLLRETLPEQNTLPNSLYEAKEIIKELGLNYVKIDACSNDYTLYWKESATATSCKICGTSRYEKRENKGKKIPVKILRHFPLIPRLQRLYMSTKISSSMRWHHEQRVDDQRLRHPTDSKEWKDFDMRYPYFSKDPRNVRLGLASDGFNPFKTMTLTHSMWPIMVVPYNLPPWMCMKQPFVILTLLIPDPKQPGNNMDIYLQPLIEELKELWHNGVETYDVYKKETFKLHACLLWTINDFPAYANLSGWSTKGALACPCCNKDTSSRWLKYGGKHCYLGHRRFLPSDHRFRRDRRTFDGHEEHKGQPEPLSGYEVLEQLEGVQFPPFGRDDDGKKGRKRKRSLKQPDLPLNWKKKSIFFDLPYWKDLIVHHNLDVMHIEKNVCDSIIGTLLDLKDKTKDTMNACLDLKDMHIRPDLHPQIIEGKNKVFIPSACYSLSTKDKDVFCTLINSVKVPDSYASNIARCVQVKERKISGMKSHDCHILIQQILPVALRNILPKNVRSILMELCQYFRDICDKVGKEDDFKKLEESIVVTLCNLERIFPPGFFNIMVYLIIHLAFGVRMAGPVQYRWMYPIERFLKQLKNYMRNRSHPEGSIAEGYLANECLIFLSRYFEGVETIFNRPASNTGSIEVEDSLCLIPSYGKPLGKCEMIRLDMMERIQAHRYILMNYDGIKRYRAQHYEKIMRDLGRRAEPCKVKDSHARKFPKWFNEHIMKLCRSGVEVLEHIRLLASGPKFEARSYTGYLINEIMFHTKARESNRKTQNSGCDWANSEKRLMKDEHGFTLVNFNHLMDTGQNELDDPFIFASQAEQVFYVPDPLKPDWHVVIKTKVSAKKNMHAGRNSVPRREELHTQPVVVEQQSNV, from the exons ATGATCTTATGCCCATGTGTGAAGTGCATAAATCAATTGTTAAAGACTCGGGAAGAAGTGTTTGAAGATCTCATATTGAATGGATTTCTAAGGAGTTACACAATTTGGAGTTTCCATAGAGaagcttcaacttcaaataCAGATCCGGATGTACATAATGTGGTATGTGATGAAGGTGATAGGTTTGATAGCACACAAAACATGTTAAATGAGTTATGGGGGAGAGATGCACTTGAAGCAACTGAGAATCGTGCCACAGGTGAGCCTGTAATGGGGCAAAATATTGAGGCAGAGAAGTTCAAGAGATTAATGGAAGATGCAAAGCAAGAATTATATCCCAGATGCAATAAGTTTACTAAGTTGTCCTTCCTTATTCAGCTATATCATATAAAGTGCCTCTGCAATTTGAGTGACAAAGCCTTCTCAATGTTGCTAGACTTATTAAGAGAGACACTGCCAGAGCAAAATACATTGCCAAATTCCTTGTACGAAGCAAAGGAGATTATTAAAGAACTAGGACTCAATTATGTAAAGATTGATGCATGCAGCAATGACTATACGTTGTATTGGAAGGAATCAGCCACTGCCACCTCTTGCAAAATATGTGGCACATCAAGGtatgagaaaagagaaaataaaggcaAGAAAATCCCTGTTAAGATATTACGTCATTTTCCTCTGATCCCAAGGCTGCAAAGGTTATACATGTCTacaaaaatatcttctagtatGCGATGGCATCATGAACAACGTGTTGATGACCAACGGTTACGACACCCAACTGATTCTAAAGAATGGAAGGACTTCGATATGCGGTATCCATATTTTAGTAAGGATCCTCGTAATGTGAGGCTTGGTCTAGCAAGTGATGGATTCAATCCGTTTAAGACGATGACTTTAACGCACAGCATGTGGCCTATTATGGTGGTGCCATACAACTTACCCCCATGGATGTGCATGAAGCAACCCTTCGTCATTCTTACATTGCTTATACCTGACCCAAAACAACCCGGGAACAATATGGATATATATTTGCAGCCTTTAATAGAAGAATTAAAAGAGTTGTGGCATAATGGTGTTGAGACATATGACGTATATAAGAAGGAGACATTTAAGTTACATGCATGCTTGTTATGGACCATTAATGATTTTCCAGCATATGCAAACCTATCGGGTTGGAGCACTAAAGGTGCATTGGCTTGTCCTTGTTGCAACAAGGATACCTCATCTCGTTGGCTGAAATATGGGGGAAAACATTGTTATTTGGGCCATCGTCGATTCCTTCCCAGTGATCACAGATTTCGGCGTGATAGGAGAACTTTTGATGGCCATGAAGAACATAAAGGTCAGCCAGAGCCACTTTCTGGGTATGAAGTGTTAGAACAACTTGAGGGTGTTCAATTTCCCCCATTTGGAAGGGATGATgatggaaagaaaggaaggaagaggaaacgAAGTTTGAAACAGCCCGATCTCCCACTAAACTGGAAGAAAAAGAGTATATTTTTTGATTTGCCTTACTGGAAAGATCTTATAGTCCATCATAATTTAGACGTTATGCATATTGAGAAGAATGTCTGTGACAGTATTATCGGCACATTGTTGGATCTTAAAGATAAAACCAAAGATACTATGAATGCATGCCTTGATTTGAAAGATATGCATATACGACCAGATTTGCATCCACAGATTATTGAAGGAAAGAATAAAGTGTTTATTCCCTCTGCTTGCTACAGTTTGTCTACTAAGGACAAGGATGTGTTTTGTACACTTATAAATAGTGTCAAGGTTCCAGACAGTTATGCTAGTAATATTGCACGGTGTGTGCAAGTCAAAGAACGGAAAATATCAGGAATGAAGAGCCATGATTGTCATATTCTGATCCAACAAATTCTACCAGTGGCCTTGCGCAATATTTTACCTAAGAATGTTAGATCAATCTTGATGGAATTATGTCAATATTTTCGGGATATATGTGATAAAGTTGGTAAAGAGGATGACTTCAAGAAACTTGAAGAAAGCATTGTTGTAACACTTTGCAATCTAGAAAGGATATTCCCACCTGGATTCTTCAATATAATGGTGTATTTGATTATACATTTAGCATTCGGGGTAAGGATGGCTGGTCCAGTCCAATATCGTTGGATGTACCCCATTGAAAG GTTCCTTAAGCAACTCAAAAACTACATGCGCAATCGTAGCCATCCAGAAGGTTCAATAGCAGAAGGTTACCTTGCAAATGAGTGCCTAATTTTTCTATCTAGATACTTCGAAGGTGTAGAAACAATATTTAATCGCCCGGCTAGTAATACAGGATCAATAGAAGTAGAAGATTCACTCTGTTTAATTCCAAGCTATGGTAAGCCTCTAGGGAAGTGTGAGATGATTCGATTAGACATGATGGAAAGGATCCAAGCACATCGATATATTCTAATGAATTATGACGGCATAAAAAGATACCGTGC ACAACATTACGAGAAAATCATGAGGGATTTAGGTCGTAGAGCGGAACCATGCAAGGTTAAGGATTCACATGCTCGGAAGTTTCCCAAATGGTTTAATGAGCAT attATGAAATTATGCCGAAGTGGGGTTGAGGTGCTTGAACATATTAGATTGCTAGCCAGTGGTCCTAAGTTTGAGGCAAGAAGTTATACGGGTTACTTAATTAATGAGATAATGTTTCACACCAAAGCACGTGAAAGTAATAGAAAAACTCAGAATAGTGGG tgtgaTTGGGCTAATAGTGAAAAAAGATTAATGAAAGATGAGCACGGATTCACCCTAGTGAATTTCAATCATTTAATGGATACTGGTCAAAATGAGCTTGATGATCCCTTTATATTTGCTTCACAAGCAGAGCAAGTGTTTTATGTGCCAGATCCCCTCAAGCCAGATTGGCATGTTGTCATAAAGACAAAG GTGTCAGCAAAGAAAAACATGCATGCTGGACGTAACAGTGTACCTCGTAGGGAGGAGTTGCATACCCAACCTGTGGTTGTTGAACAACAATCTAATGTCTGA